A single genomic interval of Chiloscyllium punctatum isolate Juve2018m chromosome 35, sChiPun1.3, whole genome shotgun sequence harbors:
- the tm2d2 gene encoding TM2 domain-containing protein 2: MRAVSLGHLLLGGQLALLAAAVLLQCLAAGSSSSSSSSQSSTVNGSQPRQLQSPSRGRGELALGNYPELLEYRDPLSPLVLCSFLPDEFVECDEPVNHSGNVTAQQEQGYGCVKFGGQAYNEVEHTRVRCTALKDIECAGPRTFLRGNVPCIKYTGHYFVTTLLYSFFLGCFGVDRFCLAHTGTAVGKLLTLGGLGIWWFVDLILLITGGLMPSDGSNWCTYY, translated from the exons ATGCGGGCTGTGTCGCTCGGTCACTTGTTACTGGGCGGACAGCTGGCACTGCTGGCAGCGGCTGTGTTGCTGCAGTGCCTGGCGGCCGGCtcgtcgtcgtcgtcgtcgtcgtcTCAGAGCTCAACGGTCAACGGTTCGCAGCCGCGGCAGCTGCAGTCGCCGTCCAGGGGCCGCGGGGAGCTGGCTCTGGGGAACTACCCGGAGCTGCTGGAGTACCGAGACCCGCTGTCCCCACTGGTGCTCTGCAGCTTCTT GCCAGATGAATTTGTTGAATGTGATGAGCCAGTGAACCATTCTGGAAATGTGACTGCCCAACAAGAGCAAGGATATGGTTGTGTAAAA TTTGGCGGACAGGCTTACAATGAAGTGGAGCACACACGGGTGCGTTGTACTGCATTAAAGGATATTGAATGTGCCGGGCCACGCACTTTCCTCAGAGGAAATGTGCCATGTATCAA GTACACAGGACACTATTTTGTAACAACCTTGCTATATTCCTTTTTCCTGGGGTGCTTCGGTGTGGATAGATTTTGCCTGGCACACACTGGCACTGCAGTGGGCAAACTGCTGACTCTTGGAGGTCTCGGGATCTGGTGGTTTGTGGATCTAATACTACTCATTACAGGAGGTCTGATGCCCAGTGATGGCAGTAACTGGTGCACTTACTACTGA